The genomic region tcaaatagtaaatataatatcttacattttaatatatcaaatagtaaatataatatcttaaatttgaatatattaaatagtaaatataatgTGAATTAATCTTGGAAATAAACTAAAGACTCAATAATTGGCCATCCCACAGTATCCAGCTGGACAACCCTACCAAATTACCCAACCAAATTAATTTCAGCTGCCCTGCGAAGGCGAGACTGTATCGAGGCCAGTGATGGTGTTCATCCACCCCGGTGGCTTCTACAGCTACTCCGGTCAAAGTTCGTGGTGGGGTCCGCAGTACATCATGGACAAGGACATCGTTATGGTTTCCATCAACTATCGCTTAGGATCCTTAGGTACCCTCCGCGAACATTAAACATCCCCGTGTCTGCGAATTCGCAGATACGGGGATCTTACAGATGAACTTTCCAGGTTTCCTGAGCACCGGCGACAACTTGGCGCCAGGTAACAATGGTCTGAAGGACCAGGTGATAGCTCTCCGATGGATCCAGAGGAACATCGCTCACTTCGGTGGCAACCCGAACGCCGTCACTCTCGTTGGCGACAGCGCCGGCAGCTTCAGCATCATGTTACACATGGTGTCGCCTATGTCTCAGAATCTGTTCCACAGAGCTATCTCCATGAGCAGCTCGGCGATGGCGGCGGATGTCTACAGCGGCATCTCGAACTCGGGACAGAAAGAGCTGGCTAAGAAGCAAGCCGAGCTGCTGAACTGTCCCACCGACACCACCGGCTCCATGTTGCTCTGCCTGAACACGAAGCCTTTCGAGAACTTCAGTGACACCCTGTCTTCGATGTTCGTGAGTTATCCAAGTGATAATTAATTGATACAGAGTCTATTTGACGTCGAGTCACTGTTAATTGATACGGAGTCTATTTGATGTCAAGTTACTAGTAATTGATACGGAGTCTATTTGACGTCAAGTCACTATTAATTGATAGAGAGTCTATTTGACATTAAGTCACTGTTAATTGATACAGAATCCATTTGATGTCAAGTCACTATTAATTGATACAGAGTCTATTTGACATCAAGTCACTATTAACTGATAGAGAGTCTATTTGACATCGAGTCACTATTAATTGATAGAGAGTCTATTTGACCTCAAGTCACTATTAATTGATACAGAGTCTATTTGACATCAAGTCACTATTAATTGATAGAGAGTCTATTTGACATCGAGTCACTATTAATTGATAGAGAGTCTATTTGACCTCAAGTCACTATTAATTGATACAAAGTCTATTTGAAGTCAAGTcactattaatttatataaagtCTATTTGACATCAAGTCACTATTAATTGATACAGAATCCACTTGACATCAAGTCACTATTAATTGATAGAGAGTCTATTTGACCTCAAGTCACTATTAATTGATATAAAGGCTATTTGAAGTCAAGTCACTATTAATTGATACGAAGTCTACTTGACATCAAGTCACTATTAATTGATACAGAATCCCTTTGACATCAAGTCACTATTAATTGATAAAGTATATTTGACCTCAAGTCAAATGCAATATCACTAGTGTTAGGAGTTAATTTGACGAACATCACAAGCCTAAGGTCAATTACCCTTTCTCATGAAGGATTGGAAAGGCAACCCGATCCTGCTCTGGCGTCCGACGGTGGAACCCGAGGTCCGTGGTGTCGAGAGATTCCTGACCGCTCAACCGTACGACTTGATCAAGCAAGGAAAATTCAAACAGGTGCCGTACATACTCGGCGTCACGCAGGATGAGTTCGGAGGAGTATCCGTTGGTAAGTATCTCACGGTGTCTCCGAAGTCTTCGACATCGATATCTTTGAACCATGGTCTCTCGTTTCAGCTTACGAGCTCGACTACAGGAGAAATGGCACGTCCTATCAGGAACTGAACGACGAGTGGTACCGCCTCGCTCCCATCATACTCTTTTACGAACGCGACACTCCTCGATCGCACCATATCAGCAGGGAACTGAGGAACTTCTACTTCCAGGACAGGCCGATCAACTCGGCTACCAACAAAGAAGTTGGTCTGGTTAGTAGAACAATTCTCGACGCACCGTTGTCGATACAGGGGAGCTTTTGCCTTGGGACGTTATCGAATATCGTTTACCATTTTACAGCTGTACGGCGACGGTATAATTATATTCCCTATGTACCGGGCGGCCAAGCTGTTCGCTACCTACTCCAAACAACCGGTGTACTTCTACAAGTTCACGTTCAAGTCGCGCTACAGCTTCCAAATGTGGAACGCCACCACGCCATTTGGTAAAACCGTGTTACACAGATCAATTTTGAAATATGTTCTCTTGGGGTTATTTCTATGAAATTtagctcaaattaaagctggaagtgtctagtTCAAGACAGGATAGATTAGATTGGAGTAGAATGACGAGATCATTTCGGAAAACTAAAATGAGTCGACTTCTGACATCATGGGGTTTACAAGATTTAGAAGGAGAAGTTcagataaattttaaaatatgtTCTCGTCGGGCTATTTCtatatgatttggcttaaattaaagctgaaagtgtctacttcAAGACAGGATAGATTAGATTGCAGTAGAATGACGAGATCATTTCCAAAAATTAAAATGAGTCGACTTCTGACATCATGGGGTTTACAAGATTTAGAAGGAGAAGTTcagataaattttaaaatatgtTCTCGTGGTGTTATTTctatacgatttagctcaaattaaagctgaaagtgtctactttaagacaggatAGATTAGATTGGAGTATAATGCCGAAATcatttcgaaaaattaaaaTGAGTCGACTTCTGACATCATGGGGTTTACAAGATTTAGAAGGAGAAGTTcagataaattttaaaatatgtTCTCGTGGGGCTATTTCTATGAAATttagcttaaattaaagctggaaGTATCTGCTTCAAGATATGATAGATCAGGCTAACATTGCATCAACGCGAGCGGACATATTGCACAACCTAATGCGACCGATCGATCAGAAATACTTGACACTTGTTCCATCGGTTCCAGACGGTGTGTCTCATCAAGACGACCTGCAGTACCTGTTCTGGCTGAAGAAACTCTTCCCGTACTTCGAGAGCGACGCGCCGGAAATCCCCATGGTGGAGATTTCCACCTCCATATGGTCGAACTTCGTGGAGACCGGCGAACCAATACCGAGGAACGACGAGAAGTTCCGAAACGTGACGTGGGACACGTTCGTGCCGTCGCGAACCGATTACCTCGACTTGAATCTACATCCGACTATGAGGACGGACTTCTTCCCGGAGAGAATGCGTTTCTGGGAGAGGCTGTTCCCTCTACCATCCGGGCCGCAGGGCGCGAGCGCGAAATATGGCGGCTCGCACAGCGTGAAACACTGAGAACTTCTCGAACCGATTTCGTTTCGATCAACGCGACTAGTCTTCTGTCCAAAGACGAAGCAGTATAAATATAGCAAGATGCAGAGATCGTCGCTGCGCTTTCATTTTCACTCCTTTCCGCTTCCGTCGCAGTTCCTTGCGCTCCGTAAAACTTCCTTCTACagcgatttctccctaattcgcgctcggattgcgcacaaaagtggacaattcgcgAAGAGAAGACGCAATTATTTTAGCCTCccgtctcgtttttacagttattgacaatcggtgactataaaaacgagccatttTCGCAATCTGATCGCGAATTacaaagaaattactgtatttagtcGAGTCACAAGCAACTTCCGATGCAACTGGAATCGATATCGTTGCTTCCACCGAATAAACAACAGCTCgaaatgaataaaatacataaagaaagaacaatataaaaatatccgACAAAAGAACGGAAGTTATTCGCGTCTCTCGACCTAATACATTTCCACAAAGGATCGTGGAAAATCGTTTTCGTCCGCGAGTCCAACCTCTAGTCCTGGTACAAGACAGAAAGAGAAACATTTATTGTTGCCAGCTCCATCGTCCGAAGCTGAATACACGCGCAGCTTCCCGTAAAGGCGTACAAATAGTCGCGAGTACTATAAGGGACGAACTTGCGAAGTTCTCGAATACTTTGGAAGAACACGATGATCTCGCGCCTCGATCCACGCAGCTGGCTCCTCATATCTTCGGGTCCGTCGGCTGCAAGTTCACCAGGGACTCGCTGAGCTCCCAGAGCTTCTTGCCCTTGGCCGGGTCGTCCACGCCGCAGCACAGAGTCCTCTCCTGAAACCGAGGCAAACGTGTCGATCAGGCAGAAATTCTCGAATCGCGGTGATATATCGCCGCGACTTACCCGACAGTCCGCGTAGTATTTGCCCGAGACGTCCGCCAAATCGGGGACCACGGTCAAGTGTATGGTGGTCTGGGCGCCCTGGAGTTCGGTCTTGCTGAAGGTCCTCAGCAGGAAGTTCACCACCCACGACATTGGCGGCGGCACGTTCTTCCAGATGCCCGTGCTCATCAGGCCGGGGTGCAGACAGTTCGCGGTCACGCCCGTGCCTTGGAGACGCCGCGCCAACTCCAACGTGAACATTATGTTCGCGTACTTCGAGACGTAGTAGAGGTAACCGGGGAAGCTCGTCGTTGGGTTCACGTTGTTCAGGTTCAGTCGTGCTAGGACGTACAGGGCCGAGGCGACGACCACTATGCGGCTCGGCTTCGATCGCTTCAGCAAATCTGCCGGCGATACAGGATTGCTAATAGATTGGGGATTTTGATGGGAATCGATGAGATTTGTTTATTCGCGTGCGCGGGAGAAACGCGACCCTTTTTTTATGGaaggagatagagagaaagagattttATATGGTTGGTGCAGGGGTTGAATTGAAATATCGAATTGCTTCTTCTGCGACAAAGGGTTTTGCTTTTACGattttatttgtttttgttatatatgttatgttattatatattttttgtattgtagaatttttattattaatattattattatgatattattgtGATTGATATATGatgatataaaatgatataatatcaatatattattattatgatattatcaTGATTGATATATGatgatataaaatgatataatattaatatattattataatattattatgattgATATATGatgatataaaatgatataatatcaatatattactattatgatattattatgaTTGATATATGATGATATAAAAcgatataatatcaatatattactattatgatattattatgaTTGATATATGATGATATAAAAcgatataatatcaatatattactattatgatattattatgaCTGATATAtgatgatataatattaatatattattattatgatattattatgaCTGATATAtgatgatataatattaatatattattattatgatattattatgaTTGATATATGATGAtttaaaatgatataatattatattattattatgattaatatatgatgatataaaatgatataattaATCGAGTGAACAGCGGACTCGGCGAAGCTCTTCCGTTGTTTCATGGGCAACGTAACGGAGTCGTTAAAGGTAGAAAGCAGTTATCTCACCGATCAACAGATGCGTGAGCAGAAACGGCCCGTAATGGTTGGTCGCCATGGTCATTTCCAGACCGTCCTCGGTCACTTTCCTCCTGAAGACCTCCGCGGTCCCCGCGTTGTGTATCAACACGTCCAGCCTGCTCTCGTCGCGGTTTATTTGCTCGGCAAACTCCCTGACCGAGGCCAACGACGACAGGTCCAGCTTCCGCACCACGATGTTGCTGTTCTTCGTCTCTTTCGCGAATTCCTCTGCGAACAAACGCAGTTCGTTTTCCACGCTGCTGTCCGGTGCCGTTGAATTCGGGTCGGACGAAATTTGCAACGTTACCGATACTTTTGTCATCGACGATTCTTTGCATCGTTCGAATATAATTTCTAGTCGCATTTATGGTGTAATTTTTTGAATACAGGCCCAACGATAGTTAAATTTACAATTCGTAAAAATTGCGGAGACGCtttcatgagaaataaattaCGTTAAATCGAATACATTATGTTATTGTAGCAACTATTATATTAAAAGCTGTGcaaaatctgaataaataaggttttcttatttttatagGGAAATGCACACTGAACAATTTTAATATTCTGTTGTTTTAGTGTTCAATGAACCCATGTTGTAATTGGACCCTAAGTGAACCCATTGTAATATTGATAAAAATTATAGCCTACtaatacaaattatattatttaaataattatgctatatatatatatatatatataattatttaaataatataatttttattagtataatatatatatatatatacctaataatatatatatataattatttaaataatataatttttattattataatatatatatatatatatatatactagttATTAAATAATTAGCTATTTAaacattacaatttaaattcttgataaaacatttatttttgaAGAGAAAGAAATGTTTCGTAAAACGCGTTGCGACGAATAACAAAAATGTGACGTGTCTATATCACGATTTCAGCGACCGTAATTAGAGAACCGAATTCTTAAGGGTGGCCCTAATTCGGTGGTACGGTGCTGCGGATTCAGCGAACACGTATTACCGTCGGAATAAGTCGAAGAGGATTTGCACGTGTAAGCGAACCGCGGCGATATTCTCGCGCACTACATTACCATGTAATTATCGCGAAACGCGAAGCGCCGCGATAATTATCAATGGAAAACATTTAGATCGATCCGTAATCAGCGAGCACGAGCGTGGATTCCGCGGTTCCGCTAGCCGTTACAAGATCCGCCACTTGGAATCGTTTGATGTGCG from Megalopta genalis isolate 19385.01 chromosome 3, iyMegGena1_principal, whole genome shotgun sequence harbors:
- the LOC117221953 gene encoding uncharacterized protein LOC117221953 isoform X1; this encodes MHFRYRQRDCAGHGEKGREIDHGVSQRRRGQQAERGIRERDEEQQHRGAEAGPVVVGLGQGVCRANKPRREQAGRVDTQRGDRGGLQEESDRGRSGNDHGDQPLRAVSAHASVDRFAEAIEAEPHSGRRLGPVRPSTTEPEQREPNDELPRLPLLRLEVREHNVHVGVGAASPRHGRDRELSAPRPDEHGHLEERAAANVVGGELPAEDLQQDRTPGRPDHHTLDRGPRFGGRLGQILRGLSGEDSVLRRGRPGQGQEALGAQRVPGELAADGPEDMRSQLRGSRREIIVFFQSIRELRKFVPYSTRDYLYAFTGSCACIQLRTMELATINVSLSVLYQD
- the LOC117221953 gene encoding retinol dehydrogenase 14 isoform X3, producing MEGKTVLVTGCTSGIGKETARDMAKRGARLIMACRNVEEANKLKEEFAKETKNSNIVVRKLDLSSLASVREFAEQINRDESRLDVLIHNAGTAEVFRRKVTEDGLEMTMATNHYGPFLLTHLLIDLLKRSKPSRIVVVASALYVLARLNLNNVNPTTSFPGYLYYVSKYANIMFTLELARRLQGTGVTANCLHPGLMSTGIWKNVPPPMSWVVNFLLRTFSKTELQGAQTTIHLTVVPDLADVSGKYYADCRERTLCCGVDDPAKGKKLWELSESLVNLQPTDPKI
- the LOC117221953 gene encoding retinol dehydrogenase 12 isoform X2: MMFLKIVPCTALCYLAVAAIFGVLLFLLAVFLYNQYTLGFCISNASMEGKTVLVTGCTSGIGKETARDMAKRGARLIMACRNVEEANKLKEEFAKETKNSNIVVRKLDLSSLASVREFAEQINRDESRLDVLIHNAGTAEVFRRKVTEDGLEMTMATNHYGPFLLTHLLIDLLKRSKPSRIVVVASALYVLARLNLNNVNPTTSFPGYLYYVSKYANIMFTLELARRLQGTGVTANCLHPGLMSTGIWKNVPPPMSWVVNFLLRTFSKTELQGAQTTIHLTVVPDLADVSGKYYADCRERTLCCGVDDPAKGKKLWELSESLVNLQPTDPKI